A window of the Trichoderma asperellum chromosome 6, complete sequence genome harbors these coding sequences:
- a CDS encoding uncharacterized protein (EggNog:ENOG41~TransMembrane:7 (o22-45i57-78o98-117i138-159o179-206i218-243o255-275i)), translating to MPRLPDAAEIAYMEAHINDTRVPDIIACTSICGIASIVFIALRLISRRISKAGIATSDWLILFAWLNFAVFDVCFAMSVKYGGGRHIILVTDPNNARMLQVINIINENLYCVCMAFLKFSILSMYHAIFPQKRFHYCLWAVAIFMACWAISCAFVAIFQCTPIAFGWDPSIAGGTCVNYGALVLVAGICNIVTDFIVLAMPIPLVLKLNLSTQRKRMVIFTFAMGGSACLVSIARLAFALAVGSTADGSWDNMPAGMLSVVELMAGILAVSLPVYRPLYRRLINRDKGGTTQQSSDNPYSSGSRSVQITGGGFSKNNSDGIVVTDEVDINLTPYNRRDGHWVRVGDEDESGLYTPQTKRSLNNDLNYSGRAI from the exons ATGCCACGGCTACCAGATGCGGCCGAGATCGCCTACATGGAGGCACACATCAATGACACGCGCGTACCAGATATCATTGCATGCACATCAATATGCGGAATCGCATcaatcgtcttcatcgccctCCGCTTGATATCGCGAAGGATTTCAAAGGCTGGGATCGCGACGAGCGACTGGCTGATATTGTTTGCTTGG CTCAACTTTGCCGTTTTTGATGTTTGCTTTGCAATGTCAGTCAAGTATGGGGGTGGTCGACATATCATCCTCGTTACAGATCCTAATAATGCACGAATGCTTCAAGTT ATCAATATTATCAACGAAAACCTCTATTGCGTTTGCATGGCTTTTCTCAAATTCAGCATCTTGAGCATGTATCATGCCATCTTCCCGCAAAAACGGTTCCACTACTGCCTTTGGGCTGTCGCTATCTTCATGGCCTGTTGGGCCATCAGTTGTGCTTTCGTTGCAATCTTTCAGTGTACCCCGATTGCCTTTGGTTGGGACCCGTCTATCGCTGGAGGTACATGCGTCAATTATGGCGCTCTTGTCCTTGTTGCCGGCATATGCAACATCGTTACAGATTTCATCGTTCTCGCTATGCCAATCCCCCTTGTTCTCAAACTCAACCTCTCCACGCAGAGGAAGCGAATGGTCATATTTACATTTGCAATGGGTGGCAG CGCATGCCTAGTCAGCATCGCTCGTCTAGCATTTGCCCTCGCAGTTGGTTCTACAGCAGATGGGAGCT GGGACAACATGCCAGCTGGAATGCTTTCTGTCGTCGAACTAATGGCCGGTATTTTGGCTGTTTCGCTTCCTGTGTATAGACCTTTGTATCGTCGCCTCATAAACAGAGATAAAGGAGGTACTACACAACAATCATCTGATAATCCCTATTCTAGTGGGTCGCGCAGTGTTCAAATTACAGGCGGGGGATTTTCCAAGAACAACAGCGACGGCATCGTAGTAACTGACGAAGTCGACATCAACTTGACCCCTTACAACCGAAGAGACGGGCACTGGGTTCGTGTaggagacgaagacgaaTCGGGACTCTATACTCCTCAGACGAAACGGAGCCTCAACAACGACCTAAACTATAGTGGACGAGCTATTTAA